In one bacterium genomic region, the following are encoded:
- a CDS encoding T9SS type A sorting domain-containing protein — protein MRSLVIAILFAEIAFAHPIDVTYDSNPRPTVSDFTRYDIIWYGIHLQIKRPYERLDSAMVEIKAIMYDTSETEMLFDVDGIICDSVILRSAGVETLCSHRISSGTLFVNLPLSFHSGDTLDLKIYYHVTPDGGYYVGRNIHGDTVIFTLSWPSNARCWFPCVDHPRDKALATLYITAPESLVVFANGARTSADTVGDFVTHIFEMNYPICTYNICFATGNYSFWSDTSSSGFPIWYFSYPVDSSRAYRDWGRTAEILDTFEVYFGDYPFGRYGSAQVPIGFGGMEHQTMTFIGDRLITGTRAYEAVYAHELSHSWFGNSVGLADWRDFWLNEGFAVFSEMLYVEKFFGADSARNYRKWIHLRFRSSGENFPMYDPDVYLSSTCYLKGGSVVHMLRFLLGDSSFFEAVREYTTRFRYKTVVTDTLKAVMERHYGHPLDWFFDQWVYDRGYPYFYYWHQSWHYGDSFFTVLGIEQRNPWGPDAFVTPLEVALYAGPEVIYDTLWIDSTYNEFHYITADSVRRVSIDPNEHILLRAFRLVGISERSIAGKSDNLRITYSNSKLRIVSPSKGIVRVYDISGRIVAQGQVGCGDKAFEFDANLSNGTYFAVLLTKDGVATKRFVVVK, from the coding sequence ATGAGAAGTTTAGTTATCGCTATTTTGTTTGCCGAAATAGCTTTTGCTCATCCCATTGATGTCACATACGACTCAAATCCTCGTCCCACAGTCTCCGATTTCACCAGATACGACATAATCTGGTATGGAATACATTTGCAGATTAAAAGACCATACGAGAGGTTGGACTCCGCGATGGTGGAAATAAAAGCAATCATGTATGATACTTCCGAAACTGAAATGCTTTTTGATGTTGATGGCATAATCTGCGACAGCGTGATTTTGCGTAGCGCAGGTGTTGAAACTCTTTGCTCGCATAGAATTTCGTCGGGAACGCTTTTCGTTAATCTTCCCCTAAGCTTTCATTCTGGTGATACGCTTGACCTAAAAATATACTACCATGTTACTCCTGACGGCGGATATTATGTCGGTAGAAACATCCATGGCGACACCGTTATCTTTACACTGTCGTGGCCCTCGAATGCCCGTTGCTGGTTTCCATGCGTTGACCATCCCAGAGATAAAGCTTTGGCAACACTTTACATTACTGCGCCCGAAAGCCTTGTGGTGTTTGCTAATGGCGCAAGGACTTCCGCTGATACAGTAGGTGATTTTGTAACACACATATTCGAAATGAACTATCCGATATGCACATATAACATTTGCTTTGCAACTGGTAATTACTCGTTCTGGTCTGACACATCCTCGTCTGGATTTCCGATATGGTATTTTTCCTATCCCGTGGATTCATCGCGAGCGTATCGCGATTGGGGAAGAACTGCTGAAATACTCGATACATTCGAGGTTTATTTTGGTGATTACCCCTTCGGGAGGTATGGCAGTGCACAGGTTCCCATTGGATTTGGTGGTATGGAACATCAAACTATGACATTTATAGGTGATAGATTGATAACTGGCACTCGTGCTTACGAGGCTGTTTATGCTCATGAACTTTCACATAGCTGGTTCGGGAATTCTGTTGGTCTTGCTGATTGGCGCGATTTCTGGCTTAATGAGGGATTCGCGGTATTTTCCGAGATGCTTTATGTGGAAAAATTTTTTGGCGCTGATTCAGCGAGGAATTATCGAAAGTGGATTCATCTGCGCTTTAGAAGCTCTGGCGAGAACTTCCCCATGTATGACCCCGATGTTTATCTTTCAAGCACATGCTACCTTAAAGGTGGTTCAGTTGTTCATATGCTCAGGTTTTTGCTTGGTGATTCAAGTTTTTTTGAGGCTGTGCGAGAATACACGACAAGGTTTCGATACAAAACCGTTGTCACTGATACTCTTAAGGCGGTGATGGAACGCCATTATGGTCATCCCCTCGATTGGTTTTTCGATCAATGGGTTTACGATAGAGGGTATCCCTATTTCTACTATTGGCATCAAAGCTGGCATTACGGCGATTCGTTTTTTACCGTCCTTGGAATTGAACAAAGAAATCCGTGGGGTCCTGATGCTTTTGTGACTCCACTCGAGGTAGCCCTTTACGCTGGACCAGAAGTCATTTATGACACATTGTGGATTGATTCAACTTACAATGAATTTCATTATATAACGGCAGATTCAGTAAGAAGAGTATCCATCGACCCCAATGAGCACATTCTACTTCGTGCCTTCAGGTTAGTAGGAATAAGCGAAAGAAGCATTGCTGGTAAATCGGATAATTTGCGCATTACTTATTCGAATAGCAAACTGCGAATTGTTTCGCCATCGAAAGGAATTGTAAGGGTTTATGACATCAGCGGGAGGATTGTTGCACAGGGTCAGGTGGGGTGTGGTGACAAAGCCTTTGAATTCGATGCTAACCTTTCCAATGGGACATATTTTGCTGTGCTTTTAACAAAAGATGGAGTCGCAACCAAGAGGTTTGTTGTGGTAAAATGA
- a CDS encoding T9SS type A sorting domain-containing protein gives MKRAIALIILLLFCCSRAEMTDSPLHSVHKEHEKIFSDSLFPSDATVPMPISSGRLSYIVYGFIPYWEREYRCPDWRLVSRVAYFSCTLNRLGQITGCRHFRESPAIDSAKAAGVKIDVCVTLFSESDINALLSTPAFRRRCISEIIDTMLAFGANGVNIDFEFPGYGYGGYFLDFAREFRESLDAGAPDAWLSVAPPAGDWRSTFWTDSLRNFFDAFFVMCYGYHWRTSPSTGPIDPLDDPTEFYDIAYSIYHYKTQSGASGKIILGLPLYGYDWACNDSIRGASTIGTGTAVVYATAIARAESIGKLWDDNASSPWYRYRTTTWHQCWFSDSMSLDMRFEFAIDESLMGVGFWALGYDRGSHSLWNAIRNRFWTGDNVARGHILRPELKIVVSPNPFNSACEINISHVPKSAFAKIISPDGRVVFRKMITESSGRFIWNPSGLPAGVYLLEVMADGNVFMKKIIYLR, from the coding sequence ATGAAAAGAGCTATTGCCTTAATAATTTTACTTCTGTTTTGCTGTTCAAGAGCTGAGATGACGGATTCACCGTTGCATTCGGTTCATAAAGAGCACGAAAAAATTTTTTCTGATTCGCTTTTTCCGTCGGATGCCACTGTGCCAATGCCTATTTCAAGCGGAAGACTTAGCTACATTGTTTACGGTTTTATTCCGTATTGGGAACGGGAATATCGCTGTCCCGATTGGCGCTTGGTTTCAAGGGTTGCTTACTTCTCGTGCACATTGAACAGACTTGGGCAGATAACGGGATGCAGACATTTCAGGGAGTCTCCCGCGATAGACTCCGCAAAAGCAGCTGGCGTTAAAATTGATGTGTGTGTGACGCTTTTCAGCGAGAGCGACATTAATGCTTTGCTGTCAACCCCTGCCTTTAGAAGAAGATGTATAAGCGAAATAATCGATACTATGCTCGCTTTTGGCGCTAATGGCGTGAACATCGACTTTGAGTTTCCTGGTTATGGCTACGGCGGATACTTTCTCGATTTTGCGCGTGAGTTCCGTGAAAGCCTTGATGCAGGAGCACCCGACGCGTGGCTTTCGGTGGCCCCCCCCGCTGGGGATTGGCGTTCAACATTCTGGACAGATTCGCTAAGAAATTTTTTCGATGCATTCTTTGTGATGTGTTACGGTTACCACTGGCGGACATCTCCCTCAACTGGTCCTATTGACCCTCTTGATGACCCGACCGAGTTTTATGATATTGCCTACTCGATTTACCATTACAAGACTCAAAGTGGCGCGTCGGGTAAGATAATTCTTGGTTTACCTCTTTATGGTTACGATTGGGCATGTAACGACTCGATTCGCGGTGCATCAACCATAGGAACTGGTACTGCAGTCGTTTATGCGACAGCGATAGCACGCGCAGAATCCATAGGGAAATTATGGGATGATAACGCCTCATCACCTTGGTATCGTTACAGAACCACTACCTGGCATCAGTGTTGGTTTTCTGATTCGATGTCACTTGATATGAGGTTTGAATTCGCGATTGACGAAAGTCTTATGGGCGTAGGATTCTGGGCTCTCGGCTATGACCGGGGTAGTCATTCCCTATGGAATGCGATAAGAAATCGTTTCTGGACTGGCGATAATGTGGCACGGGGGCATATACTTCGACCGGAGCTTAAAATAGTTGTTTCACCTAACCCGTTTAATAGTGCATGTGAAATAAATATTTCCCATGTGCCAAAAAGTGCATTTGCAAAAATTATCTCCCCGGATGGAAGGGTGGTTTTTCGTAAAATGATTACCGAAAGTTCGGGTCGCTTTATTTGGAATCCATCTGGATTGCCTGCGGGAGTATATCTGCTTGAGGTGATGGCGGATGGTAATGTATTTATGAAAAAAATCATTTATCTGCGATAA
- a CDS encoding UbiA family prenyltransferase: MSMHSDNKKSSNTIKTLAHHIAFTRPLLLIPIWTAAILGFWAGGGNRGAKNHWELILLATFLGIGIYGINQIFDKVADRENEKHLPLAMGLISPFMAWFITISGFVGALVIGIFESPAIAILTVICVLLGIAYSAPPLKLKDRWLHALIANGVGHGALVFLLGYFYALPQCEECKFSILAILKCIAFASAFATVYIFTTLLDTEGDRKFGKETIAVKFGLRKSGAFGLLGLLISLILAVIAREPALFLAAIIATPFYAGALADESIKKAKIERANKIAVLVLAITTIFYEPTMLIPLVLAIGFAAIYYRKILGVKYP; encoded by the coding sequence ATGTCTATGCACTCAGACAATAAAAAATCATCCAACACTATAAAGACCCTTGCTCACCACATAGCGTTCACTCGTCCATTGCTTCTGATACCTATATGGACTGCTGCCATTCTCGGCTTCTGGGCAGGTGGTGGGAACCGCGGTGCAAAAAACCATTGGGAATTAATTCTACTCGCAACTTTCCTCGGTATAGGCATATACGGCATAAATCAGATTTTCGACAAAGTCGCTGACCGAGAGAACGAAAAACACCTTCCACTGGCTATGGGCTTAATCTCGCCTTTCATGGCTTGGTTCATAACCATCTCGGGCTTTGTCGGTGCACTTGTTATCGGCATTTTCGAAAGCCCAGCGATCGCAATACTTACTGTTATTTGCGTCCTCCTTGGAATAGCTTACTCGGCACCGCCATTGAAACTCAAAGATAGATGGCTTCACGCACTAATCGCGAACGGCGTTGGTCATGGTGCGCTGGTGTTCTTGCTGGGATATTTTTATGCGCTTCCTCAATGCGAGGAATGCAAATTCAGCATACTCGCGATTCTTAAATGTATCGCTTTCGCCTCAGCATTCGCGACAGTTTACATTTTCACAACGCTTCTGGACACAGAGGGCGACAGGAAATTCGGCAAAGAGACCATAGCGGTAAAATTTGGATTAAGAAAGTCAGGGGCTTTTGGACTGCTGGGACTTTTGATTTCCTTGATTTTGGCTGTGATAGCAAGAGAGCCGGCATTATTTCTTGCCGCTATTATAGCTACCCCATTTTACGCTGGCGCACTTGCGGACGAGAGCATCAAAAAAGCAAAAATTGAAAGAGCCAATAAAATCGCCGTCTTAGTTCTTGCGATAACGACAATATTTTACGAACCCACAATGCTTATCCCATTGGTATTGGCAATAGGCTTTGCAGCTATATATTATCGAAAAATCTTAGGTGTTAAATACCCTTAA